TAATAAGTGTGCTTGGTATTCTAGCCAGATTAATAAGAGAACCAGGTTCACGAGAAACTCTGGCTTAAGGCTCAACATACCTGGCTATCCCATCAATCTTTCTTCACAGTGCGCCCCTCCACTTAGCGTTAGTATTTATGATGGAATTGGGACACAGAATCTGGGATCACGTAGGGTTCGGTTGCCCTTAATGGCTTAACAGtacacaaatgaaagaaattagCCAACAGTTGTCAGAGTTTCATAGGCACGTACTTTGTGGCAGGTCTGATAACATGTTGACCCTCGTCAAACCAAAGACATCAGAGAAGGGGGATTTAGTACAGATAGAACTAACTGCACTACCGCCATCTGCTCAGTTTTAGCTGCCTCTGAAGACTGTCCAAACTCTGTCTGTGCATGGCCATGGGTTAGGTTAGGAGTCTACTTAGTCCTGTTGGTTTAATGGTGTCAGATAAATCTGCATGAActaaagaaactgttttttgttaagCCTGCAATAACGGTTTGTTGGTCACTTGGGGACTGCAGAAACAAGTTAAAAGTGCAAGGGGCCGCTACATATTCAGCTGATAATCCTCTTTGGGTTCATCACTAAATGTCACAATTTCACAATGTCATTTCATACATTGTTCACACATGTTATTGACTATGGCTGCTTTAAGGTAACATGAGCACTCTGATCAAGTGCTGCAGTTTAAATGTTGATACACTCTTTTTGCTCGCTGTAAGCAACAGTCAACAATTACTGTGTAGCAGTAACACATTTTATCTACTGGTCTGATGAACGGAGCAGTGCATATCGAATATACCATGTAACTATAATAAGCAGGTTACAAATACAgtgaaatatacatatatataattatCAGATCCAACGTGCGATGAAGTACGGGTGTTTCTAATGCACACACAGTGGCTGTATGTGAAGCTGGGTGACATGACAGTTCCCCGAGAGATGCCAAGGCATCTCGatcgccccctggtggctggcTGCAGTACTGGCCATAGTTCCCCGAGAGATGCCAAGGTTGGCAGActtacacagatacacagtaACTAATGTTTTTCCAAAGATGGCGTCTGTTATTTTAGATTGGATTTCAACACACTGATGTGACCTGAAGTGATCAGTTGTCTGATAAGTTTGGTTTGAATGCGTTATTTGATACTATAAAAAAGGGGCTGTCACAGTTCCATACCCTGGTCAGTACTACACAGACTCTGGCTCTAAATGTTGTCACCAGAATCTCCTGCATCATAGATATGTTGCCTTCATCTCTGTGCAGTGGGAGGTTGTGAAGATGCTTCATCCATCTTTACTTACAGTCACTAGATGACAGTCTACCCTCAGACTGGAACAGACTTAGCAGGCACTAAAGGACCATTTCAGTTAATATTAAGTTTCAGTTGACATCTACCTCATTACTACTTTGCCATGATTGCATGACAACACTGTGAACCCTGTGTAAGCAAACATTCTGTGATATTGACACGAAATGCAGATTCATGTACTCATTATATAACattagacattaaaaaaagacctCAGTGAGTCAGATCACTGGAGccagcacagagagaaagatgaaaagacTGTGTAACCGTCTACTTTATCAGTCAACATAACTAACATACATATTTCATATGAACATATCCATGTGAGACGCTTCTTGGTCATGCTCAGTTCAATGTTGTGTATTGTTGAATCCATCAAATGTGTCTCTTCTACTGTACAGGTAACATAGCCACAGATTTACCGGAAACAATACAGAATACATTACATAATACATTCATAAATTATGCATCACCATACATGTCATTTTATGGCAAGGCATATGTAGATACTGTgatatattacattttgtggAAAATCCGTTGAGAAACTATTAATAGATAATATATCCAATCCTGCTTATGGGCGCTGATGTTTCTTGACTTTGCACccagcagatgaaaacaaatctaTACAATGATGCAAACATCATATAAAAGTTCAacactgagataaaaaaaagtcccagTGATTTAGTGATTTATAGAACTGACCACAAAACCTTGTATTATATGGAATGACTACTATTGTATTtacactacaacaacaacactgacatggAGCAAATTTACAGCTATACAGTAAGTCTCACATTATTTATCATCATATGACCAAACTCTATATGACACAGTTTTACCTTCAGATGTTAGAGAAACATGAAGCACATTCAGGTTGCATGATATATGAATCCCAACAAAATAAGTAAAGCTATTGTGGAACATGATTATCGTTTTCAGTTTGTTAGAAGCACACGGAAGAAAGCTGCCACTCAACTACTGCCTGACTAACTGCCTACAATAACCAATTCAGTGTCCTGGAAGTGTGAAAGCACCATACAGAGGAATGTGTGTAGCTGGCAGTGctgcagcgaggaggaggacgttGCTACAACTATTACAACATTTCTCACTAATTATCATGATAGAATGCTGTTCTGTGTACAATACTAATGAATACATAACCAACATTATGTAGGAATACAGTAATGTAGAAACTGTATCACTGTACAGACACATGTAGCACAATAACATCTCATTCTGTGCACTGTGAAAATGACAAGGTTAGCAAgcaattttattattttcacagttggtgttttttgttgctgaCATATTTGtgtatcatttattttgtgatcatttattcacaggctgtttttttatctgttgttAAATGTTCAAGACCTGGACATGATCAGAACATGACTGAaagcagctgtcagagcagTAACTTTGTTCAGAGATGGAGAAGATACATTTGCTTCTGGAACTTTTCATTGTTtgcagtatgtgtgttttttatgatacaGATGTATGCACTTTAAAAGCCATGGTTGAGGGAAACGATATTCAAAACAGTTCTGTGTCCTGCCATGGTTTCTTGTGATGATAATACATTTATGTCTGATGTTGTATGTGTTGCTGTCTAAatgtgaacttctgtgttggaaaaaaaattgaaaataaaagtaatctaTAGTTCCAGCATGTGGTCTGGTTTGTCTTCAGTTGAGCACATCCAGAGGGGATCAACAGCTTGAAACAGAATCAACCTCTATTCTCAGGAAAACAAGTATGTCAACAGCgctgaaacacagcaggtttTGAAGAATGAGCTATGATCTGTGGACACGTTGGGAAGTTTTATTTGAATCATGCTGTTGctatttatattttcttaacTGCCTCAGTACAGCTAGCTGACTAACTTCATTCCAAGCTTCAGAGGTTGAACACAACTAAGTTAAAgagtgtatatatgtatatgtatgtatatatgtatgtataactgatgaaaaaaaaatacaggggAACCTTCCcatttataatattttattGCTTGTCCTTCCTTTTGATCAACAAAAGGCATTCTTCTCACACAAAATTAATACAATTAGGAATTGGAATCTTCAGAGTTACAAGTTAAAAGTACAGTTAGAGTTGGATTGAAGTTCCATCAAACAGCCACTGGATGCCACTAAAGAGCTTCATTTATTGAGCCCGTAggttattttttccatttggtCCTGACAGAACTTGAATAGCAAGATGAGTttataaaatgatgaataatgaaaaaacgTTTGGGAGAAAACCAGATTGACATCCTGGGTAAAACAAGACAAGGTACGTTTTGGGCATAATAATATGTGTGGGAATACAGTCTGCACTCATTCAGTGGGTATACAATACACATTTCAAATCCTCTTAATTAGTGTTTTTCCAAGTTCTTTCAATTCAAAGAACAACAGTGGTTTACATCTGATATTCTAAAACAAAACTGTGCTTGATTTTCTATGGGATAATAAGCGAGGATCCACATAAGACATAAGACATTCAAATGGACTAAATGTTAGGTGGTATGCATTGTGTATTACCTGTCGACAGCAGTCTGCAGAGTTTATCCTTAATGTCAGTTAAGatatgaaattttaaaaaacaacaaccgcaaacacactttaaagacagaaaactgaaggGAGGCCAGCTCCCTGTCTTTGAAagacacacaagacacaagacacaacacacacacacacacacaacacacacacacacacacacacacactaaatagGTGTCGATGATTGATATGTTTGGAAGCCAGTGTTTCTTTCTCGGCGGCGTCTGCAGCAGAGGACCGTCACcgtaatgatgatgatgaggactgTTAAAAAGACGAAGATCGCACCAACCCACGCACCAAGACTCAAGTCTGGAGGGACAGTGAGAGTCACAGTTAGACAATTCAATCTGGCTCATTACTTGAcacttttaaacacacataGTATGTAACCATTAGTGACTCAGGAGAGTCCCTGGTGGGTCCCTGTGTTGTGCTGCTAGTATTCTTAGGTAAGACTAAGAtgccaaaaatgacaaaataaatcaaatatgataaaataaacacagagccATTATTGTGATTTGGCAGTTTGTGATTGACTGTCTGCTGAATGCGTTCCCTCAATTATATTTCTGGGTTGTGATTCAATTCaaatgtgtcataaaaaaaTTCATGTAACAATGAAAACCCctcaaactgaaatgtgtttgctctctctgttgctgtgcAATATTAAAGACTATAACATACATGTTTGGGAGTGCTGATGACTTTGCTTTTATAATCTTTTGAGTTGGCATACATTACACTCTTACTTTTGGGTTGAGCACACTAGTTCTTTTGTAAGACATGTTTTAAGGATAAACTGTGTTTGGGGGAGACACATTTAATGTGAACAAAACTGTTAGTTTACAAGAAAGCTCTTTGAGACATAGAGAGCTCTTCCAGGTGACGTGCTCTGTGGTCATTTTTCTAACCCCACCAGACAACAGTCTTATCCATACAAGTCATAAGCAGGACTCATTTCCATGGTATTTCCTGGCTGTTCCCCCAAAGTGTGCATTTTcagtttgcagaaaaaaaaaagcatttcatttatgacattttcctcagaattttgaggaaaaagtcagatttctgagacagatctttaaaaaaatgagttctgactttttttctcagagtttTGCCTTTCTGAAAACTCAGATTAGTATATTTCAAAGTGGCCATAATCATCTTCCATATTACAATATATCTGCCCAAATGTGATAATGTGATGGTGATGACGGATGGATCTATGTAGAGATCCTTGAACACACTGTGTAGTGTATTGAGTCACAGTGTAGTGTGTACAGAGTGTGAGCACCTGTCCCAATACCCGGGTCTCCATGTGTGCATGACTCCTCGCTCCAGGCTCCCCACTTGGTGTTTTGGGGTCTTGAGGGGATGAAAGCTGCCACCATGAAGCAGTATCTCTGTCCTTCATCCAGGTTTGGAACCTCTGCTACACTGGAGTTAGATGTGATTTCTTTCTACCAGGTAAGAACAGGAAATTACTTATCTAGCATACCATTTATTGTTAACATTAAGAGCTGAAATTCTTGATTAGATTACAGCATTTTATATCAAACCTGTGATTCATACAATGTGATCTCTGTGCTTGACAATAATATGTCTGTCAaactaaaacaataacaaaacacgtGTCTTTCTAATATCAATATTTTCCATATGAGCCCTTACCcttattcattttaataactttattttattgttagTGTGACAACTGAACGTCCCCCCACAcgcctctgtctctcacaggCAAGCTCAGGTTCATATTAGTAACAGTCCTATAGATAAACGCCCAGTTGACTTGAattaatttacattacattctTGAAAGTCTTTTCTTTCTACGTATCATCATCATTAGCAACATTAAATGCAGGACTACAGCAGTTGGTTAGGAGCTTATCatagactggaaacaggggaaaTGGCTGCCTTGCTTGGtccaaatataacaaaatctGCCTACTAGCTCGTCTAAAACTCACTAAATAAGATTTCATATCATGTTTGTGTTATCAATGCCAAGactgatgtgtaaaaacaacatttcagcaCTAGGGATTGGTGGTGGAAATTCCTTTCATATGTAAATCAGTAAATAGCTCACTTATGAATCATAAAGCATTTAACTGTCTTTTAAAAGGCAACAAGCCAACAAGCACTTAAATGAGATTGCAGATGTTGTCTGGCACATTAAAtatcataacatcaaaacacagagactcatctactaCAAAAGCTACGAAGGCTTTGAATCAAAGCTTCATgcaaaattgtatttattcaatttTAGTCAACTTGCTATTTTCTCTCTTGCCTCCCCTCTCTCATTAGTCAATGGCAGATTCATTGTTTATCCAATGAAATTTCATAAACAGCAATATTCCATTTTTATGGGGGTTTTTTTAGACTTAAACTTGAAAGTTATCCAAGCTCACAGTTTTCTGCTTGGTTTCTTGGCTGCTTTTCCACCTcagcacttgtttttgtctgttttaactgCACAAAATGTAGTCTGGAGTCTTCTGTTCCTCTCAAGCAGGTGTATTTGAACAACACCATTTGAAGTattctgtatctctctctctctctctctctcacacacacacacaaacacactaacacacgTTTTTGCTTATTGCTTGTGCTGTAGCGTTCCATCAATCGTAGTTTAGTCACAGACTGAATTGTGACAGTCAGCGTTCTGGCTCACGccttcttttcctttaatgatcaatattttataaattctaacatttttaaacttttcagaCTGAGGCATACTATTTGGTTATTGATCCCTGGTCCCCAGTTGGTGTTCCATCAgttaacttatttgttttattaattagcATTAGTCAGTAATTGATAGTCAGTAACCAGTTTTCACTTTGTTGAGACTGTGTCTCTATGACTGAGCTTCAtatcagtgtcagtgttgaATCTGGTACCTTGCCTGTGCTCTCAGACTTGCGGTAGATGACCTTATACTGGAGGTCATGAGCGAAGATGTCTCTGATGCTGAGCTGCCTCTGACCAACATGGATACTGGTGAGAGGATCTGTGATGTTGACAATGACCCGGGTCTTGTCTACAGACCTCACAGTGAATTTTACAGCACTGATGTTACCTGAGGAGAGGACAGATCAACTGTTGTCACGTGACTTGCTATTGTATATTTCATAGTCGCTTATTCATGAAGCTTAAGAAGGTGAGTCAGTCTGAGTGGATCACCtctgtagatagatagatagatagatagatagatagatagatagatagatagatagatagatagatagatagatcccAGAgaggtgtggtgtgtgtgtgtgtgtgtctgtgtctgtgtgtgtgtgtgcgcgtgcaaTACCTACTCTCTTTATAGGGGTTGAAGTGTGGGGAAACAGCATGAGGGGGTTCGTCAGCAGTATAATCTTCATCAGTGGTGTCTGTTTGAATGTCAGCACTGTAGAGCCTGTCAAAGTTGAACACGAAGCCTAAGCATGGTTCGGAGGTATGTGAAATGCATTcaacatgcatgttttttgaGTTTACAAAATGGTTAAGAACTACAACTGGGATTTATTTGAAGGAGGCCAATTgtgcatttagatttttttttccttttcctttagTGTATCAtgtaggttcttgtgcatgtaaaagatatTGAAAGTCAAAAAGGCCAAAGTCCACAGAAAACTCTGCCCCTGAAGTGGCTTATCCTGCCtttaatttcatgattttttcACTTTATCACTCTACACCACCATGTCAGACATTTGCACAATGTTTGTCAGTGGtgctggttgtgtgtgtgggctgaccaatcagagcagccaGGGTATCCAGGAGGGGCGCCTctaagagacaggagctaaaacagagcgtttcagacagagggggaatacagttctgcagcactggacagcatCAGCatgaaaaattatgttttttaaagtattaAATCATGTAAATATCTACATGAATCTAAAGTATCTAAGCGCCCTTGGGTACCCtaaaaggtgctatataaattcaatgtattattatcattatgtaAACCTATTCTCATAATGACCCAAGATAAAATTATGAACCCAAAATTGAGCAAGTCTCCTTTTAAAACAGAGGGCTTGGACTGGTTACCATAAGGAAATGACAGGGAACTtctaaaatgataaatggaAGAGCGAAAAGAACAAAACTATTTCAGCATGATTAGTGCACAGGTGGTCAGAATAAAAAGCCAGTCTGAAAAGTGCTGTTTTATCCCACAACACAATGGGTTTTGATGGGTTAAGTCACGGAGCATAAATGCTCAACCCAAGTTTCTGTAGGAATATTTTAAAGTAAGAGATAATAAATAATGAGCGGTGTGAGAAACAACTGTGACGTATGTTAAGCTCAATATAAAGTACGAAGGTACCAGATATCAAAGGAAATGCTGGAGTGTTACTGCACATAAGATAAAAGTATAATTCATATAAGAACTGTACCTACCTGTCAAAGGGTTGAAGATCATGGGTCAGATCGCATTCTAACTCTGACACTTGGATGCAGTCATGACTCTCCTGCCAGTCTCCATCATCCCTGCCATCgccataacaaaacacaaaaagaatgAAACCATAGtaaagatattttttaaaaaagaaagaaaagaaagaaaacatagaGACTGCTAAAATCAAGATCGCTGACTTGAGCCCGTACTTTAATTTAAGGTAGacagagtttttaaaacagaGATTAAAAGTCAGTTTCTTGCTGGAGACAAAGGAACAGAGTTGTGATATCACTTCAGTACAGGAACACATtccacactgaaaacacacaaagaaaaaataaactaagGAAGGAAAGATAAAGAACTGCTCTACACTTCAAAAATGATGGTAGTATAAAAAGCATGGgacagtgtctttgtgtgtgcaaaGCCTTCAGATGTATATGTCACAAAATAGAGACTCCATGGTTATACAGTCACGGTCAAAGgtttacatacatttgtaaGGAACATGTATATCATATTATTATCGGTCTACTGAAAATGTGACTAAACTTGGTGTGTAGTAGGTGTGGTGTTAGTTGTTAAAAGCCTCACCTCTCTTCAAacacctctcctcctgtgtgtgtgtgtgtgtgtgtgtgtgtgtgtgtgtgtgtgtgtgtgtgtgtgtgtgtgcgtgtgtgtgcacttacACAGAGTACAGAACGGTGAATTTGTGATCAGGTTCCTTGACAGTCCACATGAGGATGGTTTTAAAGTCCAGAGACACCCATCGAATATTCTCTGCTGTGGGCACAGTGTTCATGTCTGAAAATAAAAGGCAACATTACTCTCTGCTAATCCACAAGCTGTGAATATTATCCtttctggtttttatttttgttttctgtgagttTACACCATAATGTATGTAAACTTTGATAAACAAGTTGAAGAAGAAACTTCCCTCTTCAACCTCCTTTCTCATAAACAGACCATAATAAAAATCAGATCTGCCGGTCAGCAAAGCTGAATGTGAGCCAAAAGAAACAGTCCTATAAATATTGCTTATGCAGCTTGAGACACTGTCCGTCCAGCAAACACCTAATTCTTGTAACACTGAATTAGGTTCTCATCGTATTTATTTCCTTGGAAGATTAAAGGAGAATGTTGTGAATTGTGTTGCTGCACTGGTAGAAGTTAGGAAATCTCAGTTATAAGATGCTTTGAGATGTGGACATGGAACATTCTGCATcgatgcagagagacagagcataactaactaactaactaaagcTGACATCTGCTTACATAAGTGAGCCCAGCTAATGAGCCAACAGTTTAGGAGGTGCTCTCAACTTTGCTGTCCAGctctgagagaggtgtgtgcaaCTGACTCATGTTTATGGTACCACATCCAGGAAATTCCCTGTCTTAGAGCTGCTGCGTAGAAACCTTACTATGATTACAGCGCAgcacttttttgtttatgcagtgtttttggaatgtttctgttgtgagGTGGGTCACACAGATACTGGTATTCAAAAGGTGCAGATGAAAGAACTTACTAAATAAAATGGGAGTTCAGATTTATCTAACTGCTTGTAGGACATGATGAAAAAGTAGCCGCGtgcagaaacatgttgatgtgaTACTTCAAGATACATCATGAATCATTGTGCATCTCGAGGTTCCACAATCATTCAGTTGAACTGTAATTGATTGTGAGGCCAGTGAAGATTTGCAGCTGTATGTGACAGTAGCATTATCATCCCCTGTATGTCTTAAAAGAATGCCTTAATGATTGGAATATCATCATTGAATATAAAATACTTGTGCAGTTTTTGAATGGCAGGTAATTTTACACCTGCGCTAAGTTCAATCAGTCCTTCACAGAATTGGCCAGACTTACTGCATTACTtgaaaatgatttctttttccaATAAATAGATATCTAACATGTCCTCCTCTGTATCCACCTGATTAGGCACCTgcaacattattacatttttctttctctcttacaTTCAAGCACAATTTATGAGCTCAAGTACTGATGTGCATTGGCAGGGCCTGGAGGTGGCCGGTGGTGGCCATAAGCGTTGAAACAGTATTACTTTTCCAAGTAAAAAGTAGTATAAGGGATTACAATTTCGAAATCATTGATAATATTGCAGTTACTATATCAAGTAACGTAATGTTACTGCACTGCCAGAACAcaattcgttttttttttcctaggcATGCTGTCTCGTGATGGTATGTATGGGCAGCAGATCAGGCCAAGTCATGACAGCAGCTACCCAAAAAGctgaaggatggaggatgagggagagagttgtgtctctgtcagtttgtctcaGTCAAACATGCAAAGAACACGCTCTGTTGAAAACCATTGTGTGAGCAGCAAACCACTTTCAACCGCAGCAAATACAACATGTAAATTACTGAAGCATCTGATAAAACAACGAAGCAATGTGAAACTTGTTGAAACATGCTGTGTTCCCTGTTTCCGTGTTAACATCGTTTTGGTGTGGAGGCGGGAATTTATAACAGATTGTGCATAAAAAGACAAAGTCAACTGTTATGAATTTCCACTGTCAAGACAATTGTAAATCAGGATGATTTTAAGAATGCTTACTAATACCAGTGACATGTCTGGCTCCATAATGTACACTCCCGTATTGATTTGCTGATTCATCATGAATTGCTACAAAAGGGGTCTGTATCTTTCCACTGATTCACTTAAAAGAATCACTAAAGAAagtgtctgtgctgcagtcaaactatttcatttttcaacaaaatgtaacgTGAATAATCTCTGTATGTTTTAGTGACATCTTAAGATTTTTAAGCATATTTTGATAAGGCTTGGATGATAATGATTAATGTTGTCAATCCCAACTATGTTGGCCAggacaattacatttttacatcatcTCATGATCGTGGCCTGACAGAGGCCTGCAACTGCCTGAAATACTGACATCATACATAGTTATGTCACTGTCAAGTTAGAACAGGGACGTAGGAACCAAACTTAAACCCTTGCAGATCCAGTTACAAGCTGTAACCAACCTGAAAGCTGAACAATCGGCCATAATCGAAGACCTTCCTCCAACTATCTAATCCCCGCAATATACAGAATGTAGCTCGTTCTGTGAAATCTCCTCAAATCACTGAGTATTTGCTCGGactgggcaacaaaatcaaCTTTAACAATGCTTTTGCGATTATATTGTTGGGATGACAACTTTTATGTTCACTaaatatcaacagaatgagACTGTTGATAAACTAGAATCAGTCATGTGGATATAAGGACGTGACTCAGTGGGTAGTTCGAGTAGAACAGTCTAGTAAatacagctttaaaaatgacatcactgtaatgcagcctttaaaaccaggagaagACAGTAGTTATGTGATATCGCTATAAAACTATTTACAAAACCTAGGATCATACATAGTCTCATATAACAATATGACACTGATATACTGCCCAGTCCTAATACAACAGATAGACTTTCTGAAAAGTGACACAAATCCGTCTGGGAATGAGCCGCTagaaactgtttgaaaaagGTTTGTTACATAAGCTAAAGTGTTCACAACACCAGTAATATCGATTTCAAAAAGCAGCGCCAGTCCTTACTCAACAAAagtctatccatccatccattaatccatccatccatccatccatccatccatccaaccatccatccaaccatccagCTATCCATCATAGTCTTACCAGCAGTACTGATGAGCCAAGCAGAAATACAGACTCCCAGACAAAGCACATGATTCAGAGATGCCATGTTAACAGTAATTCAATCTTGTGTGAACTGACTAAATCCAGGAAAAGTAGCTGTGGATAAGCAGTCCTGCGAGTCTCGAGCAGCTCAGACTGTTGTTTGTgctcagcagagcagagagtgtGGGAGCTGAAGATGGGGGCACTGGGGGACCGTCAAGGGTTCCGCCCAGGTCCGCCTGCTGATCCCTCCCACATGCCTGCCTGCTGATGGAGGTTTCGCAATGCTTTGCCTCATGTGGACTCCTCCTTTTAACAAAGCACAGCTTGAATGAATGTCCTCGAGCTCAGACACTACACCCCTGTCCCTCTCTGAGAGTTCAGAGTGTAAACCTCACTGGATTACAATAAGTACGAAATAATTACACCCATCCTCACAGTAACTCAACAGTTGattctgtctttgttctgtctTTAAAGGAAAtctcagctctgtgctgctcatTCAACCGTGTATTCAACCACGGGTCTGTGAAAGGCCCAAGGAAACTTTCTCACCTCTTTCTGAACTACAAGTACAGACAGACTAACGTGATATGTTAGTGCTCTCTCCCTTTGATAAcaattttcaattaaaattaCTGATTCGATTGACAGTATACAACCTTTATTGATGTTTTGATTATTtgctcaaaaatgaaaataataatgtacatgatgtatgtaatgtaaaatgtactATTCATGGTGCATAAAGGTGACTGGCGTGGCTTACTACTTATTAAACTATTACTTATCAAATGATCATTATCCAATCAGATGAGCTCATTGATATCTGTTCTGCAAGAGAGAcctcagcagagcagagaaaaagacacataaGCATAGTCAGACAAATAAAAGAGCAAACAGCATCAGACACAGATGTCAAGTTCAAATTTGCCTCATTTTGATTGGTTTTGAATGTCTCATACTACATTTATAAAGTGCATAAAAGTAGAAGCTCAATATTTATCCCAGACTGATTTCCAAACAGCCCAGAGACGTGCtgtgattttaaatgtgatgaGAGGTTTGACTaatgagcccagagacactgcagctgccacagcCAAAGTGCCTGTAGGTTTAACAGCAGGGCAGAATGCAGTACAGCAGCTCCATCGCTGGCTGTTTTTTACAGACCAACCATGAGAAAAACTTAAGCACAGCCACTAAATGTACAGTTATACAGTGTGATTTAGTAAATTTGTTgtaag
Above is a window of Acanthopagrus latus isolate v.2019 chromosome 21, fAcaLat1.1, whole genome shotgun sequence DNA encoding:
- the LOC119010548 gene encoding tissue factor-like isoform X2 produces the protein MASLNHVLCLGVCISAWLISTADMNTVPTAENIRWVSLDFKTILMWTVKEPDHKFTVLYSVDDGDWQESHDCIQVSELECDLTHDLQPFDRLYSADIQTDTTDEDYTADEPPHAVSPHFNPYKESNISAVKFTVRSVDKTRVIVNITDPLTSIHVGQRQLSIRDIFAHDLQYKVIYRKSESTGKKEITSNSSVAEVPNLDEGQRYCFMVAAFIPSRPQNTKWGAWSEESCTHGDPDLSLGAWVGAIFVFLTVLIIIITVTVLCCRRRRERNTGFQTYQSSTPI
- the LOC119010548 gene encoding tissue factor-like isoform X1, coding for MASLNHVLCLGVCISAWLISTADMNTVPTAENIRWVSLDFKTILMWTVKEPDHKFTVLYSVDDGDWQESHDCIQVSELECDLTHDLQPFDRLYSADIQTDTTDEDYTADEPPHAVSPHFNPYKESNISAVKFTVRSVDKTRVIVNITDPLTSIHVGQRQLSIRDIFAHDLQYKVIYRKSESTGKKEITSNSSVAEVPNLDEGQRYCFMVAAFIPSRPQNTKWGAWSEESCTHGDPGIGTDLSLGAWVGAIFVFLTVLIIIITVTVLCCRRRRERNTGFQTYQSSTPI